A single region of the Pseudomonas solani genome encodes:
- a CDS encoding AraC family transcriptional regulator: protein MKPTRVRLGDLSVGFVQNLADAVREAGQDPSPLLAQYGLDAARLAEPRGRLSIPRYMRLGHAAMQLIGNPALGLLMGRISRLSQVGLTGVTAMQAPNVREAARTLIRFEPLYAHNYRGQSSFHEDAGGAWLRFYSISPYNAYNRFVVDSVLASWACQFGALVGQPLAVEKVEIEFPAPDYAERYTELFGCTVEFGASANQLRLSQPTLALRGREHCPSTWRQLLELCEQDLEQRTRTRSLRERITQLLGPLLHGREPDLEEVAARLQLPTWTLRRKLAEEGTQFRSILNDTRRDLAMAYIRDTELAFGEIAYLLGFASAEAFQRAFKRWSGSTPGEFRRAQRQAG from the coding sequence ATGAAGCCGACACGGGTTCGCCTCGGCGACCTCTCGGTGGGCTTCGTGCAGAACCTCGCCGACGCGGTGCGCGAAGCCGGCCAGGACCCGAGCCCCCTGCTCGCCCAATACGGCCTGGATGCCGCGCGCCTGGCCGAGCCACGCGGGCGCCTGTCGATCCCCCGCTACATGCGCCTGGGCCATGCCGCCATGCAATTGATCGGCAACCCGGCGCTGGGCCTGCTCATGGGGCGCATCAGCCGCCTCAGCCAGGTCGGCCTCACCGGCGTTACCGCCATGCAGGCGCCCAACGTGCGCGAGGCGGCGCGCACGCTGATCCGCTTCGAACCGCTCTACGCCCACAACTACCGGGGCCAGTCGAGCTTCCACGAGGACGCCGGCGGGGCCTGGCTGCGCTTCTATTCCATCAGCCCGTACAACGCCTACAACCGCTTCGTGGTGGATTCCGTGCTGGCCAGCTGGGCCTGCCAGTTCGGCGCCCTGGTGGGCCAGCCGCTGGCGGTGGAGAAGGTGGAGATCGAGTTTCCCGCCCCCGACTACGCCGAGCGCTACACGGAGCTGTTCGGCTGCACGGTGGAGTTCGGCGCCAGCGCCAACCAGCTGCGCCTGTCGCAACCGACCCTGGCCCTGCGTGGGCGCGAGCATTGCCCCAGCACCTGGCGGCAGTTGCTGGAGCTCTGTGAACAGGATCTGGAGCAGCGCACCCGCACCCGCAGCCTGCGCGAGCGCATCACCCAGTTGCTGGGGCCGCTGCTGCACGGGCGCGAGCCCGATCTCGAAGAAGTGGCCGCACGCCTGCAACTGCCGACCTGGACCCTGCGGCGCAAGCTGGCCGAGGAAGGCACGCAGTTCCGCAGCATCCTCAATGACACCCGCCGCGACCTGGCCATGGCCTATATCCGCGACACCGAGCTGGCCTTTGGGGAAATCGCCTACCTGCTGGGCTTCGCCTCGGCCGAGGCCTTCCAGCGTGCCTTCAAGCGCTGGAGCGGCAGCACCCCCGGGGAATTCCGCCGCGCCCAGCGCCAGGCGGGCTGA